The following coding sequences are from one Saprospiraceae bacterium window:
- a CDS encoding DUF262 domain-containing protein: MEIETNLQKEIAEKRTEFKSESYPMSIGELINLYEKGEIMINPDFQRYFRWTDIQKSRLIESILLGIPIPSIFVFQREDGIWEVVDGLQRISTLIQFMSELPKLEDIPQKGRLKLQATKYLPSLESVVWEAKSADEIELPTSLKLFIKRAKLNFSIILSDSGKNSKFDIFQRLNTGGTYASDQEVRNSVMIMVNKPTFLWFKKLASNSNFLETISLSDRLADEQYPMELVLRHIALTHFEYSNKKELSDYFDDIIEIILADQSFPFDKYEEQFNQTFELLNLLEGENVFKRYDGSAFKGKFLESAFEAISVGIATNYSSYDLPNYNDFLKEKIKQLHTREEFRKYTGSGSNARTRIPKVVPFAKEFFSK, from the coding sequence ATGGAAATAGAAACCAATTTACAAAAAGAAATAGCTGAAAAAAGAACAGAGTTCAAATCTGAAAGTTATCCTATGTCAATAGGGGAACTTATCAATCTTTATGAGAAAGGTGAGATTATGATAAACCCAGACTTTCAGCGTTACTTTAGATGGACTGATATTCAAAAGTCTCGCTTAATAGAATCAATTCTTTTAGGGATACCAATTCCTTCAATATTTGTATTTCAACGCGAAGACGGAATTTGGGAAGTTGTAGACGGTCTTCAACGGATTTCAACACTTATTCAATTTATGAGCGAACTTCCCAAGTTGGAAGACATACCCCAGAAGGGACGATTAAAACTTCAAGCAACAAAATACCTTCCAAGTCTAGAAAGTGTAGTTTGGGAAGCTAAATCAGCTGATGAAATAGAATTGCCTACTTCGCTTAAACTCTTTATTAAGAGAGCCAAGTTGAATTTTTCAATTATTCTTAGTGATTCAGGCAAAAATTCGAAATTTGATATCTTCCAGAGATTAAATACAGGTGGGACATACGCTTCTGACCAAGAAGTGAGAAATAGTGTGATGATAATGGTCAATAAACCAACTTTTCTATGGTTTAAAAAATTAGCCTCGAACTCAAACTTTTTAGAAACTATTTCTTTATCCGACAGATTAGCAGATGAGCAATATCCAATGGAACTTGTTTTAAGACACATTGCATTAACTCATTTCGAATATTCGAATAAAAAGGAATTAAGCGACTATTTTGATGATATAATAGAGATTATTTTAGCAGACCAAAGTTTTCCGTTTGACAAGTATGAAGAACAGTTCAATCAAACTTTTGAACTGTTAAATTTACTGGAAGGTGAAAATGTATTTAAAAGATACGATGGTAGTGCTTTCAAAGGGAAATTCTTGGAATCAGCCTTTGAAGCCATTTCTGTTGGTATTGCTACAAATTATAGTAGTTATGATTTGCCAAATTACAATGATTTTTTAAAGGAAAAAATCAAACAACTACATACACGAGAAGAATTTAGAAAGTATACAGGTTCGGGCTCTAATGCCAGAACGAGAATTCCGAAAGTGGTTCCATTTGCAAAGGAATTTTTCTCCAAATAA
- a CDS encoding c-type cytochrome has product MKSFNFIKKIVLLLPAMMPLLVQAQTAAAEPAKAPSLDMTFVLFVIACLLFLPLIYVSKVFVNLSKKDIQSKITGEHKKLSALLALILASQIAQAQTAVVEQPSFFSAINTQSWILLIIIFIEIILIVFFAMQVNRLLMPHYVREDYVEQAGLWEKINAFRPMSDEAKIDLGHNYDGIKELDNITPPWFTTTFIASIIFAMVYMYRYHYVHAAPLMIEEYENEMALATKMDQSRLSGQKNQIDENTVVMMSAADIEMGKKTFAEKCAACHQAHGGSMPGGVGPNLTDDHWIHGGSIKDIFKSIKYGWPEKGMISWKDQMSANEMSQVTSFIKSIKGSNPPNAKEPQGEVYKEEAAPEAAAPVAADSTAKK; this is encoded by the coding sequence ATGAAATCCTTCAATTTTATAAAAAAGATAGTTCTGCTTCTACCTGCGATGATGCCCTTGCTTGTCCAAGCACAGACAGCAGCGGCTGAGCCGGCGAAAGCACCTTCACTGGATATGACATTTGTGTTGTTTGTCATTGCGTGTTTATTGTTTTTGCCTTTAATTTATGTCAGCAAAGTATTTGTCAATCTTTCTAAAAAAGACATTCAAAGCAAAATCACCGGCGAGCATAAAAAACTGAGTGCTTTGTTAGCCCTGATACTGGCTTCTCAAATTGCGCAAGCTCAAACTGCTGTGGTGGAACAGCCTTCATTCTTTTCTGCAATCAATACACAGTCCTGGATATTGCTCATCATTATATTCATAGAGATTATTCTGATCGTATTTTTTGCCATGCAGGTAAACCGATTGTTGATGCCTCACTACGTGAGAGAAGACTATGTCGAACAAGCGGGTTTGTGGGAAAAGATCAATGCATTCAGACCTATGTCAGATGAGGCCAAGATCGACCTTGGACATAATTATGATGGCATTAAAGAGTTGGACAATATCACGCCTCCTTGGTTTACGACGACCTTTATAGCGTCGATCATTTTTGCAATGGTCTATATGTACCGATACCACTATGTACATGCTGCTCCGCTCATGATCGAAGAGTATGAAAATGAAATGGCTCTGGCAACAAAAATGGATCAGTCAAGACTCTCAGGACAGAAAAACCAAATCGACGAAAACACTGTTGTTATGATGTCTGCAGCCGATATAGAAATGGGTAAAAAAACCTTTGCGGAAAAGTGCGCAGCATGTCACCAGGCTCATGGAGGATCGATGCCTGGAGGTGTAGGCCCAAATTTGACAGACGACCATTGGATTCATGGAGGTTCAATAAAAGATATATTCAAATCAATCAAATACGGATGGCCTGAAAAAGGGATGATCTCATGGAAAGATCAGATGTCAGCCAATGAAATGTCCCAGGTGACCAGCTTTATCAAATCCATCAAGGGTTCGAATCCGCCGAATGCCAAAGAGCCGCAGGGAGAGGTGTATAAAGAGGAAGCTGCTCCTGAAGCTGCTGCACCTGTAGCAGCAGACAGTACTGCTAAAAAATAA
- the ccoN gene encoding cytochrome-c oxidase, cbb3-type subunit I → MNNERFIYDNKLPKLFAIATITWGVVGMLLGVIAAFQLAFPVLNFSEYLPHLAFGRLRPVHTNAVIFAFVGNGIFTAVYYSLPRLLKTEMWSNTLGKIHFWGWQLIIVLAAVTLLSGITTGKEYAELEWPIDILITLIWVVFGINMFGTILTRRERHLYVAIWFFIASWVTVAMLHIVNSFEIPVNLFKSYSWYAGVQDALVQWWYGHNAVAFFLTTPYLGLMYYFLPKAADRPVYSYRLSIVHFWSLIFIYIWAGPHHLLYTALPDWAQSLGTVFSIMLILPSWGGMLNGLFTLRGAWDKVREDPVLKFFVVAVTCYGMSTFEGPMLSLKNVNAISHYSDWTVAHVHIGALGWNGFMTFGMLYWLFPRLFNTKLYSQKLASTHFWIGTLGIILYAIPMYWSAFRSYFMMKAFTPEGQLQYQFIDIVQTVVPFYIIRAIGGTIFLVGVLIMVYNLIKTAKSGKFVETETAEAPALAKNYNPGPNSFWHSFIERKPLLMLVTSLVLVAIGGLVELIPTFLIKENIPTITSVKPYTPLELQGRDIYIREGCYNCHSQMIRPFRYEVKRYGDYSKAGEFVYDHPFQWGSKRTGPDLARIGGKYNDAWHFNHMLEPSSMAPGSIMPSYPFLFTTDLDKGTTMSKIHAMRKLGVPYPEGYESIANDDIDKQAASIANSLKENKIEIEKGKEIVALIAYLQRLGKDIKLSDK, encoded by the coding sequence ATGAATAATGAAAGATTTATTTACGACAACAAGCTTCCCAAGCTGTTTGCGATAGCAACCATCACCTGGGGAGTTGTAGGGATGTTATTGGGCGTCATAGCCGCCTTTCAGCTGGCTTTTCCGGTGCTCAATTTCAGCGAGTATTTGCCTCATCTGGCTTTTGGCAGACTCCGTCCTGTACATACCAACGCTGTGATCTTTGCCTTTGTGGGCAACGGTATTTTTACAGCGGTATATTATTCCCTGCCGAGATTGCTCAAAACAGAAATGTGGAGCAATACTCTGGGCAAGATTCACTTTTGGGGCTGGCAGCTGATTATCGTTCTGGCGGCGGTCACATTGTTGAGCGGTATTACCACAGGTAAGGAATACGCCGAGTTGGAATGGCCGATAGATATCCTCATCACTTTAATCTGGGTGGTATTTGGTATCAATATGTTTGGGACCATCCTCACCAGGAGGGAAAGACACCTTTATGTAGCCATCTGGTTCTTTATCGCTTCGTGGGTGACAGTAGCAATGCTGCACATCGTGAACTCTTTTGAAATTCCTGTCAATTTGTTCAAAAGTTATAGCTGGTATGCCGGAGTGCAAGATGCCCTCGTTCAGTGGTGGTACGGCCACAATGCGGTAGCTTTCTTCCTCACCACACCCTATCTGGGACTAATGTACTACTTCCTGCCAAAAGCGGCAGACAGACCGGTTTATTCGTACCGCTTGAGTATAGTACACTTTTGGAGTTTGATATTCATTTATATCTGGGCCGGACCACATCACTTGCTTTACACAGCACTACCTGACTGGGCGCAGTCCCTGGGTACGGTGTTTTCGATCATGTTGATCCTTCCGAGCTGGGGAGGTATGCTCAACGGTTTGTTCACACTTCGGGGAGCATGGGATAAGGTAAGAGAAGATCCGGTACTCAAGTTTTTTGTGGTAGCGGTGACATGTTACGGTATGAGTACCTTCGAAGGTCCGATGTTGTCATTGAAGAATGTCAATGCCATCTCCCATTACAGCGACTGGACAGTGGCACACGTACATATCGGCGCTTTGGGATGGAACGGATTCATGACTTTCGGTATGTTGTATTGGTTGTTCCCGAGACTATTCAATACTAAATTATATTCCCAAAAACTAGCTTCTACACACTTCTGGATAGGCACATTGGGTATCATTTTGTATGCGATTCCGATGTATTGGAGCGCGTTCAGATCCTACTTCATGATGAAGGCATTCACTCCAGAAGGTCAGTTGCAATATCAGTTTATAGATATCGTCCAGACTGTGGTTCCATTTTATATCATCAGAGCTATAGGGGGTACGATCTTCCTGGTGGGAGTGCTCATCATGGTTTACAATTTGATTAAAACTGCTAAATCCGGCAAATTTGTGGAAACCGAAACCGCAGAAGCACCGGCATTGGCAAAGAATTATAATCCTGGCCCAAACAGCTTCTGGCACTCATTTATCGAGCGCAAACCATTGTTGATGTTGGTAACCAGTTTGGTTTTGGTAGCTATTGGAGGATTGGTAGAATTGATCCCGACTTTTTTGATCAAAGAAAATATTCCGACCATTACATCTGTAAAACCTTATACGCCACTTGAACTTCAAGGACGCGATATTTATATTCGCGAAGGTTGTTACAACTGCCACTCACAGATGATCCGACCATTCCGCTATGAAGTGAAACGATACGGAGACTATTCCAAAGCAGGCGAATTCGTTTATGACCACCCGTTCCAGTGGGGTAGCAAGCGCACAGGACCGGACCTTGCACGTATAGGTGGAAAATACAATGACGCATGGCATTTCAACCATATGTTGGAACCGAGCTCTATGGCACCGGGTTCGATCATGCCATCTTATCCTTTCTTGTTTACTACAGACCTGGACAAAGGAACGACTATGTCTAAGATCCATGCGATGAGAAAGCTCGGCGTCCCTTATCCTGAAGGATACGAAAGCATAGCAAACGATGACATAGACAAGCAAGCTGCCAGCATTGCAAATAGTCTCAAAGAAAATAAGATCGAAATCGAAAAAGGCAAGGAAATCGTAGCCTTGATCGCTTATTTGCAGAGATTGGGTAAGGATATCAAACTTTCAGACAAATAA
- the ccoS gene encoding cbb3-type cytochrome oxidase assembly protein CcoS, translating to MNVVILLLIISMLISGGFLAAFLWSVKDGQYDDEKSPAQRILFENKTTNKNNEA from the coding sequence ATGAATGTTGTGATTCTACTATTGATCATCAGTATGTTGATTTCGGGAGGATTCCTGGCTGCTTTTTTGTGGAGTGTCAAAGACGGACAGTACGACGATGAGAAAAGCCCGGCACAACGCATATTATTTGAAAATAAAACAACCAATAAAAATAATGAAGCATGA
- the ccoG gene encoding cytochrome c oxidase accessory protein CcoG, which produces MKESDSHHEDSFRDRISTVNASGKRNWVYALKPSGKWYKYRIVFAVLYLAFFILVPFIKVNGNPLMLINLVQGKFILFSKIFWPQDFFIFALGMITMIIFIVLFTVIYGRLFCGWVCPQTVFMEFIYRPIEWLIEGSPSQQRKLNDGPWTGEKIWKKTVKHLLYFLIAVLITHVFLAYIVGVDEIGKFYSEPLGDHIGLFSGILFFSLLFYGVFAFVRDIVCTTICPYGRLQGVMFDKDTMQIAYDYKRGEPRAKFRKNVERTEGDCINCLKCVQVCPTGIDIRNGLQMECVGCAACIDACNEVMDAVHLDRGLIRYASENELKTGVKFHFNTRMKAYTGLLMLLIVVMSAFVATRKSVDTYISRVKGQLYQETQDQKISNLFEAKIINKTKKEMPVSLKVQGFDGNFKYVGVDGIVLKKEAITDVTFFLEIPKDQVKLHSTPIKIEVYSGEEKLQTVKTKFLGPFN; this is translated from the coding sequence TTGAAAGAGAGCGATAGTCATCACGAAGATTCATTCCGGGACCGGATCAGTACGGTCAATGCATCCGGAAAAAGAAACTGGGTTTACGCATTAAAACCCTCAGGCAAATGGTACAAGTACAGAATCGTATTTGCGGTTCTGTACTTGGCATTTTTTATACTGGTGCCATTCATCAAGGTCAACGGTAATCCGCTGATGTTGATCAATCTGGTCCAAGGCAAATTTATCCTGTTCAGCAAGATATTCTGGCCCCAGGATTTTTTCATATTTGCCCTGGGAATGATCACCATGATCATTTTTATCGTATTGTTTACAGTGATTTATGGACGACTTTTCTGCGGGTGGGTCTGCCCCCAGACGGTGTTCATGGAGTTCATCTACAGACCTATCGAATGGCTGATAGAAGGATCTCCTTCTCAACAACGCAAGCTCAACGATGGTCCTTGGACCGGTGAGAAAATCTGGAAAAAAACGGTCAAGCATCTGCTGTACTTTCTGATCGCCGTCCTGATCACACACGTCTTTCTGGCTTATATCGTGGGAGTGGACGAAATCGGGAAATTCTATTCAGAACCACTGGGAGATCATATCGGATTGTTTTCCGGTATTTTGTTTTTTTCATTACTGTTCTATGGTGTGTTCGCCTTTGTGAGAGATATCGTCTGCACGACAATTTGTCCTTATGGCAGACTTCAGGGAGTGATGTTTGACAAGGATACGATGCAGATCGCCTATGACTACAAGCGCGGTGAACCGCGAGCTAAGTTTCGCAAGAATGTGGAGCGTACAGAGGGTGATTGTATCAACTGTCTGAAGTGCGTCCAGGTCTGTCCTACGGGTATCGATATCCGCAACGGTCTGCAGATGGAGTGTGTTGGTTGTGCGGCTTGTATCGATGCCTGCAATGAGGTCATGGATGCGGTTCACTTAGACAGAGGCCTGATCCGCTATGCCTCTGAGAACGAGTTGAAGACCGGTGTGAAGTTTCATTTCAACACCAGGATGAAAGCTTATACCGGACTACTTATGCTCCTGATCGTTGTCATGAGTGCTTTTGTGGCCACGCGCAAGTCAGTAGATACCTATATCTCCAGAGTGAAAGGTCAACTTTATCAAGAGACCCAAGATCAAAAAATCAGCAACCTCTTTGAAGCAAAAATCATCAACAAGACAAAGAAAGAAATGCCTGTAAGCCTGAAAGTACAGGGATTTGACGGCAACTTCAAGTACGTTGGTGTAGATGGCATTGTGCTCAAAAAAGAAGCCATCACCGACGTCACATTCTTCCTCGAGATCCCCAAGGATCAGGTCAAGCTGCACAGTACGCCGATCAAGATAGAAGTGTACTCAGGAGAAGAAAAGCTACAAACGGTCAAAACCAAGTTTTTGGGACCATTCAATTGA
- a CDS encoding sulfite exporter TauE/SafE family protein codes for MELAILWKAFLAGFGIGILGSLHCVGMCGPLALSLPVVQGRGMRFAVIKILLYNAGRVMSYTAIGLGMGIIGFSFALYNLQRWLSIGSGLIILGIAVMQFRQVRHIVLLEGLYEGVSRKISGLLSGKESPGKYLSLGIANGFLPCGLVYVALVTALSTGRYFSSAAVMMGFGVGTVPLMWTLMFLGRRLPASVGRIFQRSVPYVLLVLGLLLIMRGMNLGIPFISPEINEYDTAKGIRHCL; via the coding sequence TTGGAACTAGCGATACTCTGGAAGGCGTTTCTGGCCGGATTTGGCATAGGGATCCTGGGGAGTTTACATTGCGTTGGGATGTGTGGGCCTCTGGCTTTGTCACTACCTGTCGTACAAGGCCGAGGGATGCGTTTTGCGGTGATCAAGATTTTGCTATACAATGCAGGCAGAGTAATGAGCTACACTGCGATCGGCCTCGGTATGGGAATCATCGGCTTCAGTTTTGCACTATACAACCTCCAAAGGTGGCTGTCGATCGGGTCGGGATTGATTATACTGGGTATTGCTGTGATGCAGTTCAGGCAAGTGCGACATATCGTGCTGCTGGAGGGCTTGTACGAAGGCGTCAGCCGGAAGATCTCAGGCCTCCTGAGCGGCAAAGAAAGCCCGGGCAAGTACCTGAGTCTTGGCATCGCCAATGGATTTTTGCCCTGTGGGCTGGTTTATGTGGCTCTGGTGACGGCTTTGTCAACGGGCAGGTACTTCTCTTCGGCAGCGGTGATGATGGGCTTTGGGGTCGGTACGGTGCCACTGATGTGGACACTGATGTTTTTAGGCAGGAGATTGCCTGCGAGTGTGGGGCGGATATTTCAGCGGAGTGTGCCGTATGTTTTGCTGGTATTGGGATTGTTGTTGATCATGCGGGGGATGAACCTGGGGATACCTTTCATCAGCCCTGAGATCAACGAGTATGACACTGCGAAAGGCATCCGACACTGTCTATGA
- a CDS encoding FixH family protein, with the protein MKWNWGTTIALVIILFLAIMAGMVYVAMRQTNEMMDANYYEKEIQYQQLIDASRRYEQLPQDSLLKVAPDHIAIYIPTAQLQDFRGGELELLHLNDGAADHKIALQPDAAGLCLIPLNALKNGSYKMRLSWTAAGEKYYKEQEIQIWN; encoded by the coding sequence ATGAAGTGGAATTGGGGTACGACGATCGCCTTGGTGATCATCTTGTTTCTCGCCATCATGGCTGGGATGGTGTATGTAGCTATGCGACAGACGAACGAAATGATGGACGCCAATTACTATGAGAAGGAAATCCAGTATCAGCAGCTCATCGACGCATCCCGGCGCTACGAACAGCTACCTCAAGACAGCTTGCTAAAAGTGGCTCCGGATCATATTGCGATCTACATACCTACAGCACAATTGCAAGATTTCAGAGGAGGGGAGCTTGAACTTCTACACCTCAATGACGGAGCAGCGGATCACAAGATCGCTCTCCAACCAGATGCTGCGGGTTTGTGTCTCATTCCTCTAAACGCGTTGAAGAATGGCTCTTACAAAATGAGACTGTCCTGGACCGCAGCAGGAGAGAAATATTACAAAGAACAAGAAATACAAATTTGGAACTAG
- a CDS encoding heavy metal translocating P-type ATPase metal-binding domain-containing protein, with protein sequence MESVRQAVGCFHCGSETSGQTYVLEGKSFCCNGCRTVFQILQKNDLGEYYQLNSCPGLSQRNEVRQDKYAFLDDEEIARKLVHFSDGKQAQLILYLPQIHCSSCLYILEQLNRLNEGVIASRVNFERKEVFISYNLSKTSLRKVAETLDSIGYEPHLSLNDIQKSGTAYTDKSRIYKIGIAGFCFANIMIFSFADYLAIQNTIDTKLHFVLKFLSIALSFPVLFYAATEFFTAAWKGLKNGYLNIDFPVALALSITFIRSLFEILSGTGGGYLDSMSGIVFFMLIGRWLQSRTHSAISFDRDYKSFFPIAVVKLSEGQAVPTEVSKLKEHDLIRIHSNEIIPVDAMVSKGKASIDYSFVVGESQPSPVSIGEIVYAGGRQTGGMLELVVLKEVSQSYLTNLWNQSAFNDKSSLNRTTYDLVGAYFTYAVLLIGIAAGTYWGMKGNTAYMWNAITTVLIVACPCALLLSQNYTNGNILRIFGQNRFYLRSAEIIDRIANINHIVFDKTGTLTQSGSAQVMYFGPKMAEKDLQNIASMIKQSTHPVNKSISEFINVKDCRNIEHFVEHEGLGMEAWIDETHYKMGSPTFIGGEYQTDQSGSKVVLYKDGLITGEFVLRNKYRFGMQNLFKGLKSNFSLSLLSGDNDFEKQNITRLMGPDCEVLFQQSPQQKLDYVTALQNEHHLKVMMIGDGLNDAGALRQSEVGIAVVEDNNVFTPSSDGIIEASRLSKLASYIQFAKSGKKIIFATFWISVAYNLIGLFFAVQGILSPVIAAILMPCSSITIIFLTYGLTEWLSRKYGLREDQNVNPILSTQSITV encoded by the coding sequence ATGGAATCCGTTAGGCAAGCAGTAGGGTGTTTTCATTGTGGAAGCGAAACTTCAGGACAAACCTACGTTTTGGAAGGCAAGTCATTTTGTTGCAATGGCTGCCGAACGGTATTTCAGATCCTTCAAAAAAATGACCTTGGTGAGTATTATCAACTCAATTCCTGTCCGGGTCTGAGCCAGCGCAATGAAGTCAGACAAGATAAATACGCTTTTTTGGATGACGAAGAGATCGCTCGCAAACTGGTGCATTTCAGCGACGGAAAACAAGCGCAGTTGATTCTTTACTTACCCCAGATTCATTGCTCCAGCTGCTTGTATATTCTCGAACAACTCAACCGGCTCAACGAAGGCGTGATCGCCTCCCGGGTCAATTTTGAGAGGAAAGAAGTTTTCATCAGTTACAATCTCAGTAAGACCAGCCTGCGCAAAGTGGCAGAAACTCTGGATAGCATCGGTTATGAACCACATCTCAGTTTGAACGACATCCAGAAATCAGGCACAGCATATACTGACAAGTCGCGTATCTACAAAATTGGAATTGCTGGATTTTGCTTTGCCAACATCATGATCTTCAGTTTTGCGGACTATCTGGCCATCCAAAACACCATCGATACGAAGTTGCATTTCGTTTTGAAATTTCTGAGTATTGCTTTGTCCTTTCCCGTATTGTTTTATGCCGCTACGGAGTTCTTTACTGCGGCATGGAAAGGCCTTAAAAACGGCTATTTGAATATTGACTTTCCGGTGGCTCTGGCTCTGAGTATAACCTTCATCAGGAGTTTGTTTGAGATCCTGTCAGGGACCGGAGGCGGATATTTGGACAGCATGAGCGGTATTGTGTTTTTTATGCTCATCGGGAGATGGCTCCAGTCGAGGACACATAGCGCGATTTCTTTTGACCGGGATTACAAATCATTTTTCCCAATCGCCGTAGTCAAGCTATCTGAGGGTCAAGCAGTACCCACAGAAGTGTCCAAACTCAAAGAGCATGACCTGATCCGAATCCATTCCAATGAAATTATTCCCGTAGATGCTATGGTTTCAAAAGGCAAGGCGAGTATAGATTACAGCTTTGTAGTAGGGGAGAGTCAGCCCTCACCTGTCAGCATCGGTGAGATCGTTTATGCCGGTGGCAGACAGACAGGAGGTATGCTGGAACTCGTTGTCCTTAAAGAAGTGTCTCAAAGCTATTTGACTAATCTCTGGAACCAATCCGCTTTTAATGACAAATCCTCCCTCAACCGGACGACTTACGACCTTGTAGGGGCTTATTTTACTTATGCAGTTCTTCTGATCGGTATCGCAGCAGGAACTTATTGGGGTATGAAGGGTAATACGGCATATATGTGGAATGCCATCACCACGGTACTTATTGTGGCCTGCCCCTGTGCTTTGCTCCTTTCCCAAAATTACACCAATGGCAATATCCTACGCATCTTTGGCCAAAACAGATTTTACCTAAGATCTGCAGAGATCATCGATCGAATAGCAAATATCAACCACATCGTTTTCGACAAAACGGGAACATTGACACAGTCAGGATCCGCACAAGTGATGTACTTTGGTCCCAAAATGGCGGAAAAGGACTTACAAAATATTGCTTCGATGATCAAACAGTCCACTCATCCTGTCAATAAAAGTATATCTGAATTTATCAATGTCAAAGACTGTCGCAACATCGAACATTTTGTCGAACACGAAGGACTGGGCATGGAAGCCTGGATTGATGAGACACATTATAAAATGGGTTCTCCCACATTTATTGGAGGCGAGTATCAGACTGATCAGTCAGGCAGTAAGGTGGTACTGTACAAGGACGGCCTGATCACAGGCGAATTCGTATTGAGGAATAAATACCGTTTTGGTATGCAAAACCTGTTTAAAGGATTGAAATCCAATTTTTCCTTGTCCCTGCTTTCGGGGGATAATGATTTTGAAAAACAAAATATCACCCGCCTGATGGGGCCGGACTGTGAAGTGCTCTTCCAACAAAGTCCCCAACAAAAGCTTGACTATGTAACTGCCTTGCAAAATGAACACCATCTCAAAGTGATGATGATCGGTGATGGTCTGAATGATGCCGGAGCGCTCAGGCAGAGCGAAGTCGGCATTGCTGTAGTAGAAGACAACAATGTATTTACACCTTCATCCGACGGAATAATAGAAGCTTCCAGACTTTCTAAATTAGCTTCTTACATCCAATTCGCAAAATCAGGCAAAAAGATAATCTTTGCAACGTTTTGGATCAGTGTGGCATACAACCTGATCGGTCTTTTCTTTGCGGTGCAAGGGATACTTTCCCCGGTCATTGCAGCAATTCTCATGCCTTGCAGCTCCATCACCATTATATTTCTCACCTATGGCCTTACTGAGTGGTTGTCCCGCAAGTACGGACTCCGTGAAGATCAAAATGTCAATCCTATTCTATCCACGCAAAGCATTACAGTATGA
- a CDS encoding Rrf2 family transcriptional regulator: MFSKTCEYAIKAMIFVAQKSSGDLRIGIKEIARGTDAPEHFIAKIMQDLSRRKLVHSVKGPNGGFFMDKSDLNVTLADIVKAIDGEAIYLDCVLGLKTCNEAKPCPVHFEYREIKTNLIHMIESNTIGDFKGKLDSGKYFLKNE; the protein is encoded by the coding sequence TTGTTCTCTAAAACATGTGAATACGCGATTAAGGCCATGATTTTTGTAGCGCAAAAATCAAGCGGTGACCTTCGTATTGGTATCAAAGAAATAGCAAGAGGAACTGACGCTCCGGAGCATTTTATTGCCAAGATCATGCAGGATCTCAGTCGCCGCAAACTGGTTCATTCTGTCAAAGGACCAAACGGGGGTTTTTTTATGGATAAGAGTGATCTCAATGTCACATTGGCGGATATCGTCAAGGCCATAGATGGAGAAGCTATCTATCTGGACTGTGTGCTTGGTTTGAAGACGTGCAATGAGGCAAAACCTTGTCCGGTGCATTTTGAATATCGCGAAATCAAAACAAATCTGATCCACATGATTGAAAGCAATACTATAGGAGATTTTAAGGGTAAGCTGGACTCAGGTAAATATTTTTTGAAAAATGAATAA
- a CDS encoding CcoQ/FixQ family Cbb3-type cytochrome c oxidase assembly chaperone yields MKFGTYLEKITGVSIYPIISLLLFILVFSYVIYMIFRISNNEIEHMERIPLDDQPENKN; encoded by the coding sequence ATGAAATTTGGTACTTATCTGGAAAAGATCACCGGAGTCAGTATATATCCGATTATCTCCTTGTTGCTTTTTATTCTTGTTTTTTCATATGTCATCTACATGATATTCAGGATCAGCAATAATGAAATAGAACATATGGAAAGAATCCCTTTGGATGATCAACCGGAAAACAAAAACTAA